From the genome of Luteibacter rhizovicinus DSM 16549:
CCGTCCTGTTCGGCGACGATGACGCGCGCGCTCTCGCCATCGGCGATCAAGGCCTCATCGGGTACGGCGATAACGGGCGCGTCCGCCACAGGCGTGAGCGTGACGTGCGCAAACATGCCCGGTGCGAGGGCGTTGTCCGGGTTGCTCAACACGATCCGCGCGCGTTGAGTACGCGTGGCGCCATCGATGTCCGGCAATAGAGCCTCGACGTGTCCGGTAAAGGCACGACCGGGCCACGCGTCGGCGCGTACCGTGACCGGTGTGCCCGGACGTATCGCCGATGCCTGTCCCTGTGGCACGGCAGCTTCCACCCAGACCGACGTCGTGCCGTTGATCGTCATCAGTGTCTGACCGGCGTTGACGCGCTGGCCTTCGCGTACGTCGAGCGTGGTGACGATGCCGCTGACCGGGGCGTTCAGCAGAATCGCCGCGCCATCGCCGCGCGACATAACGCCATCCGCTGCGGACAGGCCGAGCACTCGCAGGCGTGCTTGCGACGCGTCGCTAAGGGCCTTGGCATCGGGCGATTGCACATGGCGAAGGGCGTTGGCCTCGGCCAGTGCACTGCGCCATTGCGGTGCAAGCAGTGCGAGCAAGGGGGAACCCTTGGTCACCGTCGTATACGTGGCGCGGACATCCAGATGCTCGACGATCCCGTCGACGCGTGCGCTGATCGTCACCACCTGACGCATGTCCCACGTGACGTTTCCTGGAACCTCCACAGTCGATGCCATGGCGTGGCGCTCGACCGGGGCGGTTCGCAGGCCGAGGTTCTGCACTGTTGACGCGTCGATATGGATACTGCCTGAGGGCGTGCTGGCGTCGTCGACCCTGGGAACCATCTGCATGCCCATGGGCGACAGGCCGGGGTGATCGAAGTGCTGTTCGGGAACCATCGGGTCGTACCAGTAGCGGACGGACTTGGTCGTCGGCTTGGCCATGGTCTGCATGGGCGTCAGTCCGGACGGCGTCGTGCCATGGCGGCCAGCGAGATAGGCAGCGGTGGCGATCACGGTGATAAACACCGCACCGAGAGCAAAGCGGGCGGTGAGGTTCATTGGTCGGCTCCGGTAGGAATGAGGTAAGCCAGGACTGCCCACGCACGGCCGTATTCGGCTTGCATGCGTGCGTAGTCGGCATGGTGGGCGAGCTCGTCGCGGCGAGCGCTGAGCAGGGGCGCGATGTCGCCGCCGCCGCGGTAGGCGGCCAGGGCCAGCGCGACGCGATCGCGGGCGAGTGGCAGCAATACGTCGCGGTGGCGACGCACTTGCGCACCCCACGCTTCCCATTGCGACCAGGCGCGCTGGATGGCTTCGATCTGCGCGCGCCTCGCGTCGGCGTGTTCGAAGCGCACCGCATCCAGGTCGGCGGTACGCGCGGCGATACCGCGATCCTGCCGGTTGCGCGTGAACAACGGCAGGCTCACGCCCACTTGCAACGAGACCATGTCGGACAGGCCCCGAACGCGCGAGCCGTAGGTCACACCGAGATTCCAAGCGGGGCGTTTGTCTGCTTGTGCAGCGGAGAGTGCCGCTGCGGCCGCATCCTCGCGCGCCGGCCAGGCCAGAAGGGCACCCTGCGCATCGACGTGGGCGAGCAGGCCCGTTTCGTCGAACGGCAGCACGCTGAAATCCGGTGGATCCGCCAGCGTCGTATCGGCTTCGGTGTCGACCCATCGCGCTAGGCTGGCGCGCGCCTGTACTTCCTGCGCGGCTGCCTCGTCGAGACGGTTGTCCAGATCCAGCGCTTCCATACGTGCCGCGAGGACATCCGCCGCGCTGCCGGAGGCGGCACTCAATCGCGAGGTCGCCACGTCGATGTCCTGGTTCCAGGAGGTGCGAAGCGCGCGGAGCATCGCAATCTGTTGATGCGCACCCCATGCGCCGACCCACGCTTCGGCAGCGGCCTGGCGAATGGATACGGAGGTTGCCACTTCGGTGGCGCCTGCCTCCACGGCCTGGGCCTGGCCCATCGCGCGTTCTGCCTGGCGTTTGCTGCGCGATGGCAGTGCCTGGCTGATGCCAACGGTGCGCATGGTCATGTCGTCGCCACCGGCGGTGAATGCGCCTGGCCCTTGCGTGGCGAGGTTGTCGATGCCGAAGGTGAGTTGTGGATCGGGCAGGGCACCGGCCCGGGCTGCTTCCTGGCGCGCGGAGTCCGCCTGCGCACGGCGCGCCTGGAGAAGCGGCGCCTGCGCCACGGCCCGATCGGCGGCGGTTTGAAGGGTGAGTACGGATGGCGGCGTGGCAGCCGCCATGACAGGAACTAACGCAAGAACGAGAGCGGCACGAAGCCGCTTGAACGAATCCATGGTGATCTCCGATCGCAGGCACACACGGCCGTGCGCACACGGCCGACGAGGGACGTGCGATCGGGGTCTAGATCAGGAGCGTGCAGAACCGCAGCGAGGGCGGTGGGTCGGGTCGAAGCAGGGTCGCGTCGGGCAGTGCCACACGCTCCGGACGATCGGTCATCGTGGCGCTGAGGACGGGCCAGTCGGCTGGCAGGAGCAGAGGCGGCAAGGACGGCACGCGCGCATCGGGCACGGCCGAGGTGTGGTCGCTGCAGTGTTCCGCGCAACGCGGATCGGTAGCGTGCACGTCAGGCGCATGGCTGGCTGGCGCGGCGCCCATGCCCATCTCGGCGCACGCACCGGTCATGGCCATCGTGGCCGATTGCGCCGGCAGGGTGCACACATAGGCCGCCATCGCCAACTGCTGGAACAGCAGGCAGAACATCACCAGCCCGATGGAGAGGGCTCGACGACGACGACTCAGGCGGAAGCGAGGACGCATAGGGGAGGCATTCTATCCGAGCTGGAGCCGGGTCCTGTCAAGTACCCCGCCGATGGCGGGGAAACATGTTCGACAGAATCGAACGTGTTGGTCGGGCCCAACGTACGTCTTGTCGCTTTCTCCGGCGCAGCATAGCCATTAATTCCTCGCTGGAGTTCTCCCATGAAGCGCTTCGTCTACGCCGCCGCCCTGTTCCTCGGTGCCTCGGCCCTGTTCTCCCCGGTGTCATCGCACGCCCAGGCCGCACCCCTCCCGTCGGCCGAAGATCAGGCGCTGGTTCACGAGGGCAAGCAGGAGGTCAACGGCGTTCGCTATCACTACCTGATCGCCCGTGGTGGCCCCCAGGTGATCGTCCTGCTGCATGGCTGGGGCTCGACCTCGTACATGTGGCGCTACGTCATGCCGGCGCTGGCCCATCGCGGTTACACCGTCCTCGCCCCGGATCTTCGCGGCCTGGGTGACACCAGTCGTCCCGCCACCGGTTACGAGAAGGCCACCATCGCCCAGGACATCCACGCCCTGGTCGCAGCGCTGAAGCTCGGCCCGGAGGTAAGCGTGGTCGGCCACGACATGGGCGGCATGGTGGCGTATGCCTATGCAAGCCAGTACCCCAGTGAAACGCGTACGTTCACCATCATGGACGTGCCGCTGCCCGGTATCGATCCCTGGGACAAGCTCGTTGGCACCGATCGCGTCTGGCACTTCCACTTCTTCGGTCAGCGCGATGTGGCCGAGCTGCTGGTGCAGGATCACGTTGCCGAGTTCCTGCCGTGGTTCCACAACAACGAGGCGGTCAATGCTGGCGCGTTCACCAAGGAAGTCGACGACTACTACGTTCGCAAATACAGCATGCCGGGCGCCCTGCGCGCCGGGTTCGAGTACTACCGCGCCTTTGGCCAGGATGCGAAGGACAACGCCGTCTTCTCACGTACCCCGTTGACCATGCCGGTGCTTGCCCTGGGTGGCACCGGTAGCTTCGGTCCCTTGATCGGCGACCAGATGAGCCATGTGGCGACCAACGTCCGCACCGTCCAGATCGAGAACGCCGGCCACTGGATCGCCGAAGAACAGCCGGACCAGGTCATCGCCGCCTTAGTCAGTTTCCTTCCTTCCGCTCGTAAGTAATTATCACCATCCCTCTCGGAGTAACGTCATGAACCGTTTTACTGGTAAGAACGTGGTCGTCACCGGTGGCACCAGCGGCATCGGCCTCGCCGTCGCCAAGGCTTTTATCGACGAGGGCGCTACCGTGCTCGTCACCGGTCGCGATCCCGCCGGCATCGAGCGCACTGCGGCTCTGCTCGGCGACAAGGCCATCGTCATTCGCAACGACGCCGGTGTCCTCAGCGATGCCCGCGCCCTCGCCGCCAAGGTCAGTGAGCTGGGTCTGCGTCTGGACGCCGTATTCATCAACGCCGGTGTGGCCAAGTTCGCTCCTCTGGCGCAGGTCGACGAGGCGCTGTGGGATCTCAGCTTCGACACCAACGTCAAGGGTGCGTACTTCCAGCTGCAGGCGCTGGCGCCGCTGCTCAACAAGGGCGCGTCGATCGTCTTGAACGGCTCGATCAATGCACACATCGGCATGCCGGGTTCGTCGGTGTATGCCGCGACCAAGGCTGCGCTGATCTCGTTCGCCCGCACCCTGTCGGCCGAACTGATTCCGCAGGGCGCTCGCGTCAACGTGGTCAGCCCGGGCCCGATCGAGACCCCGCTCTACGGCAAGCTCGGCATGGACGAAGCCACCCTGAAGGAAACGGCGGCAGGCATCCTGGCGCAGGTGCCGGTCGGTCGCTTCGGTCGCTCGGAAGAAGTCGCCGCGGCCGTGCTGCACCTGGCCTCACCGGAGTCGGCCTTCATCGTCGGCACCGAGATCATCATCGACGGCGGTATGAGCCAGCTGTAAGGCGTCGCGCTAAGCGGTAATCGGCAGCCCCTGGATCAGGCGTTTCGCCAGCCGGGGCTGCCGCATCTGTTCGACCCACCAGGCAAGGGCTCGGCCTTCCGAGTCACCGCGCCAGGCGACGTACAAAGTGTTGGGCTCGCGTGGATCGGCCACGCGTTTTTCGACAAGCTGGCCGGCGGCGATCAACGCTTGCGCCCGATGCTTGGGCACCCAGCCCACGCCGAGTCCGTCGCGCTGGGCAAGGATCTTCGCCCGCATGCTGGGCACGGCAAGCCGGCCTTGCCCACCGACGGTGCCGTAGCCACGCGACGCGGTCCGGGATGAGTCAGCGACGACGATCGCGCGATGCTTCGCTACGGTGTCGGCGTCCAGCGGTTCAACCACCTTCGCCAAGGGGTGTCGCGGCGAGACAGCGAACACCCATTCCATGACACCGAGCTCATGCCAGCGAAGCTTGGGAATGGCCGGCGGCTCATTGGTCGCACCGACGACCAGATCGGCACGACCTTCTCGCAAGGCTTCCCAGGTACCACCGAGCACTTCGTGGGTCAGGCGCAGTTGCACGCCGGAGTCGAGCGCGTCGAAGGCACGCAGCGAGGGGAACAGCAGCTCGAACTCGAGGATCTCGTCGGTCACGATCGAGAGGCGATCCTCCCACCCACTGGCGACCTGTTTGACGCGCTGGGTGAGACGCGCGTGGTCGGCCATGAGGCGGGCGGCCTCGTTGGTGAGGAGTTGCCCGGCCGGGGTGAGCTGGAGACGGTAGCGCCGACGATCGAAGAGCAGGGCGTCGAAGCGCTCTTCCAGATGGCGTGCCGCGTTCGACAGCGTCGAAGGGGCCTTGCCCAGGCGTGCAGCGGCGCGGGACAGGCTGCCGGTTTCGCGGATCGCCTCGAGGAGGGCCAGTTCATCTTCCGACAGCATGGCGGTCCTCGAGGCGCGTTGGGATGGGGTGATGGTAAGGCAAAGGCATCACCGGGCCGCTACTTATTCCAGCGATAATCCTTGCGCGGAATCACTTCATAGACCCACGACCGCCAGTGGAACTCGTTGCAGCCGTGAGCTTCGTCGCAGAGGATAAAGAACTCTTCGCCCTTGTCGTCGATCCCCATCGCTGAAGGCGGAATGCGTGAGCCGTGCTCCATCACCTTTTCGACTTTCGGTCCGGCGATATCGTGCACCATGACCCGATAGGCCGAGCCGGTTGTCCAGACGCTGATGAATCGGGTGGATCCGTCCTTCGGCAGCGTTACGGAGGTGGGTGCGGCGTCGACATGCTCGCGATAGACGGGCGCATTCTTCTTGCACTTTTCGATGCAGCGGATGGTGATGTCACTGCCATTTGCACCGGCGGCGCTGGCGTCGAACTGGAAGACCGCGCCGGCCTCATTCGAGGTTCGTCCCCGGATAGCTGGGCCGGCCTGGTCGGCCAAGGCGTTCGTCGCGAAGACGGTAGCCAGTAGTGCCAAGCCCAGGATGCGTGGATTCCTTTCAGCCATGAACGATCTCGCCATCTTCCTTGGTGAACGGACCCGGCAGCGGCGGGATGATCTCGAGTACCACCTCGGACGGACGACACAGGCGCGTGCCTTTCTCGGTCACCACGAATGGCCGTTCGATCAGGATCGGATTAGCCAGCATGGCGTCGAGCATCGCCTCGTCGCTGACGGACGGATCGCGCAGGCCGAGTTCCTCGAACAGCTTCTCTTTCTGCCGCGCGCCCTCGCGCGGTGTACGACCGGCGTCGACCAGCAGGCGGAGCAGGGTGGCCCGGTCCGGTGGCGTCTTCAGGTATTCGATGATGGTGGGTTCGATGCCGGCGTGACGGAGGATCGCGAGCGTGTTGCGCGAGGTGCCGCAGCGGGGGTTGTGGTAGATCGTTGCATTCATGGTCATGAGGTAGGTTCCACGACAGCCGCCGCGGCGGCCAGTGCTCGTGCTTCGGTAGCGCCTTTGCGCTCGCTGTAGCGATCGACCAGATAGTCGCTTCGCCCGCGAACCAGAAGGGTGAATTTCATCAGCTCTTCCATGACGTCGACGACGCGATCGTAATACGGTGAGGGCTTCATCCGGCCAGCGGCGTCGAACTCGTTCCAGGCCTTCGCCACGGAGGACTGGTTCGGGATGGTGACCATGCGCATCCAGCGGCCGAGTACGCGCAGGGCATTGACCACGTTGAACGACTGCGAGCCGCCCGATACCTGCATCACGGCCAGGGTCCGGCCCTGGGTAGGACGCACGCTACCGTCTTCGAGGGGGAGCCAGTCGATCTGGTTCTTGAAAACGCCAGTGACCGAGCCATGACGCTCAGGGCTGATCCACACCTGTCCTTCGGACCATAAGGAAAGCGTACGCAGTTCCTGCACCTTGGGGTGGTCGGCGGGCACGCTGTCGAGCATGGGCAGTTCGGCGGGATCGAACACGCGGGTTTCGGCGCCAAGATGCTGAAGGATGCGCTCGGCTTCGTAGGCGAGCTTGCGACTGAACGACTGCGGACGAAGCGACCCGTACAGGATCAGGATGCGCGGCGGATGGCCGGCGTCTCCGGCGACGGCGAGGCGCTCCCACTCGGGCGGCGGCAGGTCGCCTGTGAGGTGGGGAATATCGACTGGCGTCACGATGCGCTCCGAGGCTTGCTCGAGGTTGACGATTCCATCATTCTAGAGATATCGAAACATACAATGTCGACGCATGCAAACATCGGACGCCATCAAGATCCTTTCCGCGCTCGCCCAGGAATCGCGCCTGGCGATTTTCCGCCTGCTGATCGAGCAGGGACCGGAAGGCGTGCCGGTGGGCGTCATCGGTGAGCGTCTCCGTCTGCCGAGCGCCACGCTCTCGTTTCATCTGAAAGAGCTTCTGCATGCGGGCCTTGTGACCAGCACGCAGAGTGGTCGTTTCATTTACTACGCGCCGGTGATTGACGCGGTGGACGGTTTGGTCGGTTACCTGACCGAGAACTGTTGTGCCGCGAGCGGTGGCAGCTGCGCCCCGGTGACGAAACCCGTGCGTGCGGTCGGCAAGCGCACGGCCGCGGCCAGACCGCGAGGCGTAAAGGCCCCTGGATGATCGCGCGACGTCTGCGGCTATGATTCATCGCGGACCCGGAGTCCGCCTCCGTCCCCACCCACTCATTCGCCGAGCCTTTCATGCATTCAGTGTCCTTCGCCGGTCTGCCGGCCGCTTCACGTCGCAAGTTCTCGCGCCTCTCCCTGGCCCTTGCCCTGGCGCTCGCCGCCGGCACGGCTTCGGCGGACGTTCCTTCCGACCAGGTCCCGCCGCCGCAGGACACGCCGTACGTCGGCACGGTGGCACTCCATGTCGATGCCAACGATACGGCGCAGGGCATCTTCCGCGTTCGCGAATCGATTCCGGTGAAGGCTGGCGCCTTGACCCTGCTGTACCCGCAGTGGATTCCGGGCGACCACTCGCCGACCGGTCCGATCGCGATGCTCGCCGGCCTCAAGATCAGTGCGAACGGCAAGCCGGTCCAGTGGAAGCGTGACGAGTACAACGTCTACGCCTTCCATCTCGACGTGCCGGCCGGCGTCTCGGCGATCGACGTGGAGTTCCAGTACCTTTCCGAGCGTGCGGACGATGCGGACTTCGAGATCACCGACCGCATGCTGTACATGGAGTGGAGCAAGGTGGCGCTCTACCCGGCGGGTTACTACACGCGCGGCATCACCTTCGCGCCGAGCGTGACACTGCCGAAGGGCTGGCAGCTCGGGACCGCCCTGGAGACGGGGTCGAAGTCCGGCGACACCACCACGTTCAAGTCGGTGAGCTTCGA
Proteins encoded in this window:
- a CDS encoding efflux RND transporter periplasmic adaptor subunit, with the translated sequence MNLTARFALGAVFITVIATAAYLAGRHGTTPSGLTPMQTMAKPTTKSVRYWYDPMVPEQHFDHPGLSPMGMQMVPRVDDASTPSGSIHIDASTVQNLGLRTAPVERHAMASTVEVPGNVTWDMRQVVTISARVDGIVEHLDVRATYTTVTKGSPLLALLAPQWRSALAEANALRHVQSPDAKALSDASQARLRVLGLSAADGVMSRGDGAAILLNAPVSGIVTTLDVREGQRVNAGQTLMTINGTTSVWVEAAVPQGQASAIRPGTPVTVRADAWPGRAFTGHVEALLPDIDGATRTQRARIVLSNPDNALAPGMFAHVTLTPVADAPVIAVPDEALIADGESARVIVAEQDGRFRAATVTPGRSTGGMTEIRSGLTEGQRIVVSGQFLIDSEANLSGALNRLEHHP
- a CDS encoding TolC family protein, which codes for MDSFKRLRAALVLALVPVMAAATPPSVLTLQTAADRAVAQAPLLQARRAQADSARQEAARAGALPDPQLTFGIDNLATQGPGAFTAGGDDMTMRTVGISQALPSRSKRQAERAMGQAQAVEAGATEVATSVSIRQAAAEAWVGAWGAHQQIAMLRALRTSWNQDIDVATSRLSAASGSAADVLAARMEALDLDNRLDEAAAQEVQARASLARWVDTEADTTLADPPDFSVLPFDETGLLAHVDAQGALLAWPAREDAAAAALSAAQADKRPAWNLGVTYGSRVRGLSDMVSLQVGVSLPLFTRNRQDRGIAARTADLDAVRFEHADARRAQIEAIQRAWSQWEAWGAQVRRHRDVLLPLARDRVALALAAYRGGGDIAPLLSARRDELAHHADYARMQAEYGRAWAVLAYLIPTGADQ
- a CDS encoding alpha/beta fold hydrolase produces the protein MKRFVYAAALFLGASALFSPVSSHAQAAPLPSAEDQALVHEGKQEVNGVRYHYLIARGGPQVIVLLHGWGSTSYMWRYVMPALAHRGYTVLAPDLRGLGDTSRPATGYEKATIAQDIHALVAALKLGPEVSVVGHDMGGMVAYAYASQYPSETRTFTIMDVPLPGIDPWDKLVGTDRVWHFHFFGQRDVAELLVQDHVAEFLPWFHNNEAVNAGAFTKEVDDYYVRKYSMPGALRAGFEYYRAFGQDAKDNAVFSRTPLTMPVLALGGTGSFGPLIGDQMSHVATNVRTVQIENAGHWIAEEQPDQVIAALVSFLPSARK
- a CDS encoding SDR family oxidoreductase, which translates into the protein MNRFTGKNVVVTGGTSGIGLAVAKAFIDEGATVLVTGRDPAGIERTAALLGDKAIVIRNDAGVLSDARALAAKVSELGLRLDAVFINAGVAKFAPLAQVDEALWDLSFDTNVKGAYFQLQALAPLLNKGASIVLNGSINAHIGMPGSSVYAATKAALISFARTLSAELIPQGARVNVVSPGPIETPLYGKLGMDEATLKETAAGILAQVPVGRFGRSEEVAAAVLHLASPESAFIVGTEIIIDGGMSQL
- a CDS encoding LysR family transcriptional regulator; the encoded protein is MLSEDELALLEAIRETGSLSRAAARLGKAPSTLSNAARHLEERFDALLFDRRRYRLQLTPAGQLLTNEAARLMADHARLTQRVKQVASGWEDRLSIVTDEILEFELLFPSLRAFDALDSGVQLRLTHEVLGGTWEALREGRADLVVGATNEPPAIPKLRWHELGVMEWVFAVSPRHPLAKVVEPLDADTVAKHRAIVVADSSRTASRGYGTVGGQGRLAVPSMRAKILAQRDGLGVGWVPKHRAQALIAAGQLVEKRVADPREPNTLYVAWRGDSEGRALAWWVEQMRQPRLAKRLIQGLPITA
- the arsC gene encoding arsenate reductase (glutaredoxin) (This arsenate reductase requires both glutathione and glutaredoxin to convert arsenate to arsenite, after which the efflux transporter formed by ArsA and ArsB can extrude the arsenite from the cell, providing resistance.) encodes the protein MNATIYHNPRCGTSRNTLAILRHAGIEPTIIEYLKTPPDRATLLRLLVDAGRTPREGARQKEKLFEELGLRDPSVSDEAMLDAMLANPILIERPFVVTEKGTRLCRPSEVVLEIIPPLPGPFTKEDGEIVHG
- the arsH gene encoding arsenical resistance protein ArsH codes for the protein MTPVDIPHLTGDLPPPEWERLAVAGDAGHPPRILILYGSLRPQSFSRKLAYEAERILQHLGAETRVFDPAELPMLDSVPADHPKVQELRTLSLWSEGQVWISPERHGSVTGVFKNQIDWLPLEDGSVRPTQGRTLAVMQVSGGSQSFNVVNALRVLGRWMRMVTIPNQSSVAKAWNEFDAAGRMKPSPYYDRVVDVMEELMKFTLLVRGRSDYLVDRYSERKGATEARALAAAAAVVEPTS
- a CDS encoding ArsR/SmtB family transcription factor, which translates into the protein MQTSDAIKILSALAQESRLAIFRLLIEQGPEGVPVGVIGERLRLPSATLSFHLKELLHAGLVTSTQSGRFIYYAPVIDAVDGLVGYLTENCCAASGGSCAPVTKPVRAVGKRTAAARPRGVKAPG